One stretch of Burkholderia pyrrocinia DNA includes these proteins:
- a CDS encoding TetR/AcrR family transcriptional regulator — translation MNASSGAEVRQHILNIAKPIMLHKGFSAVGLNEILAAAGIPKGSFYHYFGSKEAFGEALLEAYFEGYLAHLDNLLKHQAGTGAERLMTYWGNWLHTQCADDPEGKCLAVKLGAEVSDLSEAMRAVLRRGTSQIIERLAGGIEAGLADGSLRAVDDPPHTAAILYELWLGATLLEKIHRNRKPLERAMAETRRMLNLPPAAHDGAQS, via the coding sequence ATGAATGCATCTTCAGGCGCGGAAGTCCGCCAGCACATCCTGAATATCGCGAAGCCGATCATGCTCCACAAGGGGTTCTCGGCGGTCGGTCTGAACGAGATTCTCGCCGCGGCGGGCATCCCGAAGGGCTCGTTCTATCATTACTTCGGCTCGAAAGAGGCATTCGGCGAAGCGTTGCTCGAAGCGTATTTCGAAGGTTATCTCGCGCATCTCGACAACCTGCTCAAGCATCAGGCCGGCACGGGCGCCGAGCGCCTGATGACGTACTGGGGCAACTGGCTGCACACGCAATGCGCGGACGATCCGGAGGGCAAGTGCCTCGCGGTGAAGCTCGGCGCGGAAGTGTCGGACCTGTCGGAAGCGATGCGCGCGGTGCTGCGGCGTGGCACGAGCCAGATCATCGAACGGCTCGCGGGCGGCATCGAGGCAGGGCTCGCCGATGGCTCGCTGCGTGCGGTCGACGATCCGCCGCACACGGCCGCGATCCTTTACGAGCTGTGGCTTGGCGCAACGCTGCTGGAAAAGATTCACCGCAACCGCAAACCGCTCGAAAGGGCGATGGCCGAAACGCGGCGCATGCTCAACCTGCCGCCGGCCGCGCATGACGGAGCGCAGTC
- a CDS encoding DNA-binding protein produces the protein MSDLAADEPRLTAEIERLKADFPKTRELYREVCALLFFRFGITPTANRLYQLVRKGSMSTPTAVLGEFWAELREKSRVRIEHPDLPADLQAAAGELVAALWNRSSTDAAAALDALRAEVEAERTAANAEVATLQAELARTETALEQRTAALLAAQVRIQELEQARAADDASRRALQAEIERLKADNAEGDRALAQARADFTTQLDRLRDDAGRAEERLRASEKRALQEIDRERLAAARLQKELDATASRAEQRDAQQRKDVAALQAQLGDALHRCGVLQGQLDGAQATDAARVKELDALRREMTVLARRAPLRGTKTAPAAQRSERRARTRKRADEAVR, from the coding sequence ATGTCCGATCTCGCCGCCGACGAACCCCGCCTGACCGCCGAAATCGAGCGCCTCAAGGCCGACTTCCCGAAAACCCGCGAGCTATACCGCGAGGTCTGCGCGCTGCTGTTCTTCCGCTTCGGCATCACACCTACCGCGAACCGCCTGTACCAGCTCGTCCGCAAGGGCAGCATGAGCACGCCGACGGCTGTCCTCGGCGAGTTCTGGGCCGAGCTGCGGGAAAAGAGTCGCGTGCGGATCGAACATCCCGACCTGCCGGCCGATCTGCAGGCGGCAGCCGGCGAGCTGGTCGCGGCATTGTGGAATCGTTCGAGCACCGACGCGGCCGCCGCGCTCGACGCACTGCGCGCGGAAGTCGAAGCCGAACGAACGGCGGCGAACGCGGAAGTCGCGACGCTGCAGGCCGAGCTGGCCCGCACCGAAACCGCGCTCGAACAACGCACGGCCGCGCTGCTGGCCGCGCAGGTGCGCATTCAGGAACTGGAGCAGGCGAGGGCGGCCGACGACGCATCGCGGCGCGCGCTGCAAGCGGAGATCGAGCGCCTGAAAGCCGACAACGCGGAAGGCGACCGCGCACTTGCGCAGGCGCGTGCGGATTTCACGACCCAGCTCGACCGGCTGCGCGACGACGCAGGCCGGGCCGAGGAACGCTTGCGCGCATCGGAGAAGCGCGCGCTTCAGGAGATCGATCGCGAACGGCTCGCCGCCGCCCGGCTGCAAAAGGAACTCGACGCGACGGCATCGCGCGCCGAGCAGCGCGATGCGCAGCAGCGGAAGGATGTCGCCGCGCTGCAGGCGCAACTCGGCGATGCACTGCATCGATGCGGGGTGCTTCAGGGGCAGCTCGACGGCGCGCAGGCGACCGATGCGGCGCGCGTCAAGGAGCTCGATGCGTTGAGGCGGGAGATGACTGTGCTCGCGCGGCGGGCACCGCTGCGCGGCACGAAAACGGCTCCGGCCGCACAGCGAAGCGAGCGGCGGGCGCGCACGAGGAAGCGTGCCGACGAAGCGGTGCGCTGA
- a CDS encoding VOC family protein: protein MFSHVTVGARDLGRAGRFYDAVLAPLGLKRRVVMSDGGPPALCWVIGQAPLPRFYVYIPYDGEPATTGNGSMVAFLAPSQEAVNTAYANGLEHGGTGDGAPGLRPHYGDGYFGAYLRDPDGNKVHIVHRGDLRP, encoded by the coding sequence ATGTTCAGCCACGTAACTGTTGGGGCGCGTGACCTTGGGCGGGCAGGCCGTTTCTATGACGCGGTGCTCGCTCCGCTCGGACTGAAGCGTCGCGTCGTCATGTCCGATGGCGGGCCTCCGGCGCTTTGCTGGGTAATCGGTCAAGCGCCGCTGCCGCGTTTCTATGTCTACATCCCTTACGACGGCGAGCCGGCGACCACCGGCAACGGCAGCATGGTCGCCTTTCTGGCCCCGTCGCAAGAAGCCGTGAACACGGCCTACGCGAATGGTCTCGAGCACGGTGGGACGGGCGACGGTGCACCCGGGTTACGCCCCCACTACGGGGACGGCTACTTCGGCGCGTATCTGCGCGACCCCGACGGGAACAAGGTTCATATCGTTCATCGCGGAGACCTCCGGCCATGA
- a CDS encoding PLP-dependent aminotransferase family protein, which translates to MLLQSPWSPRLADIDANTAERLVLALADDIVEGRLTGGDRLPAHRDLALKLGIGLGTVTKAYAALERRGLTRSIKGRGTFVAIRQAHQDRQIDLSSNVPPAMLDARLLARTLTGIARKIDADHLNLYAPPAGHMEHRRVLARWLETLGLMVEPSHLVLTSGARQALSLAFDLACGSQGLLLTERITYPGAIALARRNGYRIQGVDTDAQGMAPGALADALDGTASTGSKAVYLTPTLQNPTTATMSAERRQAIVDICRRAGAWIIEDGVYASAEPALPPLAALAPEITFHVNGLSKSLGPGLQIGMLVLPTGLDDAAEDALRDLPMAPSPLSCAVVEEWLATGVISSIQRDLHHEARRRSNLAISLLGASELVSHPGAYNAWLPMERDAANRVASVAAAMRIKLTPPVSMMVNPEDRASGIRLCLGGPSFEDLTEALTLLAGLLKQRA; encoded by the coding sequence ATGCTCCTGCAATCTCCCTGGTCACCACGGCTTGCCGACATCGACGCGAATACCGCCGAGCGGTTGGTCCTCGCGCTGGCCGACGACATCGTCGAGGGGCGGCTGACGGGAGGCGACCGTCTGCCCGCTCATCGCGATCTCGCGTTGAAACTGGGGATCGGCCTTGGCACGGTGACGAAAGCCTATGCCGCGCTTGAACGGCGAGGCCTGACGCGCAGCATCAAGGGCCGGGGAACCTTCGTGGCGATCCGCCAGGCGCATCAGGATCGCCAGATCGACCTTTCGTCCAATGTGCCGCCAGCCATGCTCGACGCTCGCTTGCTGGCGCGAACATTGACGGGGATCGCACGCAAGATCGATGCGGACCATCTCAATCTCTATGCCCCGCCCGCCGGGCATATGGAGCACCGACGTGTGCTGGCTCGCTGGCTCGAAACGCTGGGCCTGATGGTGGAACCGTCGCATCTGGTGCTGACGAGCGGCGCCCGCCAGGCGCTGTCATTGGCCTTCGATCTTGCCTGCGGCTCGCAAGGGCTGCTTCTGACCGAGCGGATCACCTATCCTGGCGCGATCGCGCTGGCTCGGCGCAACGGATATCGGATCCAAGGCGTCGACACCGACGCGCAAGGGATGGCGCCGGGGGCACTGGCGGACGCACTCGACGGCACCGCATCGACCGGCAGCAAGGCGGTCTATCTCACGCCGACGCTGCAGAACCCGACCACCGCAACGATGAGCGCGGAACGGAGGCAGGCCATCGTGGATATTTGCCGCCGGGCGGGCGCGTGGATCATCGAGGACGGCGTCTATGCGTCGGCAGAGCCGGCTTTGCCGCCGCTTGCGGCGTTGGCGCCCGAGATCACCTTTCATGTGAACGGGCTGTCCAAATCGCTTGGCCCCGGTTTGCAGATCGGCATGCTCGTGCTGCCGACCGGACTCGACGACGCAGCGGAAGACGCGCTGCGGGACCTGCCAATGGCGCCGTCGCCGCTCTCTTGCGCAGTGGTTGAGGAATGGCTGGCCACCGGCGTCATCTCCTCGATCCAGCGGGATCTGCACCATGAGGCGCGGCGTCGATCCAATCTGGCCATCTCTCTGCTCGGCGCGAGCGAACTGGTCTCGCATCCCGGCGCCTACAACGCGTGGCTGCCGATGGAGCGTGACGCTGCCAATCGTGTCGCATCCGTCGCTGCAGCGATGCGCATCAAGTTGACCCCGCCGGTATCCATGATGGTGAACCCGGAAGATCGGGCGAGCGGGATTCGACTTTGCCTCGGCGGCCCGTCGTTCGAAGATCTGACAGAAGCACTGACGCTTCTGGCGGGGCTGCTGAAGCAGCGCGCTTGA
- a CDS encoding LysE family translocator has translation MTLETPRISGETRMIASQIALAYGTYLIATASPGPSNMAIMGTAMRDGRLPALVLAAGVITGSLFWAILAATGVSAVLAAYAEALFIIKMVGGVYLLYLAFRTGRSALKPGSGFAKIEPGRSTPRYRRLYRQGILMHVGNPKAVLAWMAIMSLGLQEHAPGGTLPAIIGGCAFLGVIVFGGYAVLFSTARMIALYTSLRRWIEGTLSAVFAVAGVNLLAWQR, from the coding sequence ATGACGCTGGAGACGCCCCGCATCTCTGGAGAAACTCGAATGATCGCCAGTCAGATCGCACTCGCCTACGGCACCTATCTCATCGCCACCGCCAGCCCCGGGCCGAGCAACATGGCGATCATGGGAACAGCGATGCGCGACGGCCGTCTGCCGGCCCTCGTTCTGGCTGCCGGCGTCATCACGGGCTCGCTCTTCTGGGCGATCCTGGCGGCGACCGGCGTTTCCGCCGTGCTGGCGGCCTATGCCGAGGCGCTTTTCATCATAAAGATGGTTGGGGGTGTCTATCTGCTCTACCTAGCGTTCCGCACGGGCAGGTCGGCGCTGAAACCGGGCTCCGGCTTCGCGAAGATCGAACCAGGACGCTCGACACCTCGTTATCGGCGGCTCTATCGCCAGGGCATTCTCATGCATGTCGGAAACCCGAAGGCGGTTCTCGCCTGGATGGCAATCATGTCCCTTGGGCTTCAGGAGCACGCCCCCGGCGGCACCTTGCCGGCGATCATCGGTGGTTGCGCGTTCCTCGGCGTCATCGTGTTTGGTGGTTATGCGGTCCTCTTCTCGACCGCCCGGATGATCGCGCTGTATACCAGCCTCCGGCGCTGGATTGAAGGCACGCTATCCGCGGTGTTCGCCGTTGCGGGAGTCAATCTGCTTGCCTGGCAACGTTGA